The Micromonospora sp. Llam0 genome contains a region encoding:
- the mshB gene encoding N-acetyl-1-D-myo-inositol-2-amino-2-deoxy-alpha-D-glucopyranoside deacetylase: MTDPAAARRLLLVHAHPDDETIGTGALMARYAAAGAQVTLVTCTLGEEGEIHLPRLAGLAPDQADQLGGYRIAELDAACAALGVTDHRFLGGAGRYRDSGMMGLPTNEHPRAFWQADLDEAAGLLLEVLRETRPQVVVTYDDNGFYGHPDHIQAHRVTMRAAELAAAEGVAPDKIYFTAMPKSVLAAGIDAFRGASNNPFAGVEHVDDLPFGTPDPQIAARIDGTAHYQAKQAAMRAHASQIPDDSWLYALAGNVGGEFMGYEYFVLGAGRPGPGDGPYGWETDLFAGLPAAEVPLP; this comes from the coding sequence GTGACCGACCCCGCCGCCGCGCGACGGCTTCTCCTGGTTCATGCCCATCCGGACGACGAAACGATCGGCACCGGCGCCCTGATGGCCCGGTACGCCGCCGCCGGAGCGCAGGTCACCCTGGTCACCTGCACCCTCGGCGAGGAAGGCGAGATCCACCTGCCGCGCCTGGCCGGGCTGGCCCCCGATCAGGCCGACCAGCTCGGCGGGTACCGGATCGCCGAGCTCGACGCCGCCTGCGCGGCGCTCGGGGTGACCGACCACCGGTTCCTCGGCGGTGCCGGCCGGTACCGGGACTCGGGGATGATGGGCCTGCCGACCAACGAGCACCCACGGGCGTTCTGGCAGGCCGACCTGGACGAGGCCGCCGGTCTGCTGCTCGAGGTGCTGCGGGAGACCCGGCCGCAGGTGGTGGTCACCTACGACGACAACGGCTTCTACGGCCACCCCGACCATATCCAGGCCCACCGGGTGACGATGCGCGCCGCCGAGCTGGCCGCCGCCGAGGGCGTCGCCCCTGACAAGATCTACTTCACCGCGATGCCGAAGAGCGTGCTCGCCGCCGGCATCGACGCGTTCCGGGGCGCGTCGAACAACCCGTTCGCTGGCGTCGAACACGTCGACGACCTGCCGTTCGGCACCCCCGATCCGCAGATCGCGGCGCGGATCGACGGCACCGCCCACTACCAGGCGAAGCAGGCCGCCATGCGGGCGCACGCCAGCCAGATCCCGGACGATTCCTGGCTGTACGCGCTGGCCGGCAACGTCGGCGGCGAGTTCATGGGCTACGAGTACTTCGTGCTCGGCGCCGGCCGGCCGGGTCCGGGCGACGGCCCGTACGGCTGGGAGACCGACCTGTTCGCCGGGCTGCCGGCCGCCGAGGTGCCGCTGCCGTGA
- a CDS encoding prolyl oligopeptidase family serine peptidase, whose amino-acid sequence MESPEPAARTRVPVRGAPHAVTVGADGARVVFLRSTGPHDPAAGLWSFEVDSGEHRRIADPTVLLGAASTAGTGDTAGAGITRYATDPAARVAVFVLAGRLFRADLVTGDVIEVPVVGSVTDARPDPTGSRIAYVSDSDADPVGPAGATGRDRSGKLRVVHPDGHDVLLAGEDGDITWALPDPAAADFGRDRGYWWSPDGQSILAARADRSRLPRWQYADPAQPQRPARSRPYPVCGGPNAEVTLHLLDLDGGWVDVHWDRETYPYLVSVDWSDGSPLITVLRRLQQHGLVLSIDPRTGETQVHAELADPRWVEPIPGTPCHLSDGRVLVGGELAHDGYDARCLFADGTLLTPAALYVRRVVGRLPGRHTSPDLLIEASDGEPSEQHLYRVRTAASSGGLDAVRLTSSPGWHVAAVGGAVLAVGSATLDQPGVRWTICRDDTELGVLRSLAATPAVTPRPTLQRVTDRRLPSGVLYPQSHVAGRRLPVLLEVHGGPGHQQVRAERAGWLARQWWADAGFAVVTVDNRGTPGVAPSFEKVVHRRLADVLLADQVDALTAIAEKHPDLDLDRVAVRGTGFGGWLAGLAALRRPDVFRAAVARDPVTDWALLRSGYAERFLGLPEEGGEIYPHHSLVEVAAEPVTGSDELRPLLLVHGLADGAVPVAHTLRLSAALLAAGRPHAVLPLAAGTDPDAATVLRAELGFIRQALGPLG is encoded by the coding sequence GTGGAATCTCCGGAACCTGCCGCCCGTACCCGTGTACCCGTCCGGGGCGCCCCGCACGCGGTGACCGTGGGCGCCGACGGCGCCCGCGTGGTGTTCCTGCGCTCCACCGGCCCGCACGACCCGGCCGCTGGTCTCTGGTCGTTCGAGGTCGACAGCGGCGAGCACCGCCGGATCGCCGACCCGACGGTCCTGCTCGGCGCCGCTAGCACCGCCGGCACCGGGGACACCGCCGGTGCGGGGATCACCCGGTATGCCACCGACCCGGCCGCCCGGGTCGCCGTGTTCGTCCTGGCCGGCAGACTGTTCCGGGCCGACCTGGTGACCGGCGACGTGATCGAGGTACCGGTGGTCGGCTCGGTCACCGACGCCCGGCCGGACCCGACCGGCAGCCGGATCGCGTACGTGTCGGACAGCGACGCGGACCCGGTCGGGCCGGCCGGCGCGACCGGCCGGGACCGATCCGGCAAGCTGCGGGTCGTCCACCCGGACGGCCACGACGTGCTGCTCGCCGGTGAGGACGGCGACATCACCTGGGCGCTGCCCGACCCGGCGGCGGCCGACTTCGGCCGGGACCGTGGCTACTGGTGGTCACCGGACGGCCAGAGCATCCTCGCCGCCCGGGCCGACCGTTCCCGGCTGCCCCGCTGGCAGTACGCCGACCCGGCGCAGCCGCAGCGGCCGGCCCGCAGCCGGCCGTACCCGGTGTGCGGTGGCCCCAACGCCGAGGTGACCCTGCACCTGCTCGACCTCGACGGCGGCTGGGTCGACGTGCACTGGGACCGGGAGACCTACCCGTACCTGGTGTCGGTCGACTGGTCCGACGGCAGCCCGCTGATCACCGTGCTGCGCCGGTTGCAGCAGCACGGTCTGGTGCTGTCCATCGACCCGCGCACCGGGGAGACCCAGGTGCACGCCGAGCTCGCCGACCCCCGGTGGGTGGAGCCGATCCCCGGCACCCCCTGCCACCTGTCCGACGGCCGGGTGCTGGTCGGCGGGGAGCTCGCCCACGACGGGTACGACGCCCGCTGCCTGTTCGCCGACGGCACCCTGCTCACCCCGGCGGCGCTGTACGTACGCCGGGTGGTCGGCCGGCTGCCTGGCCGGCACACCAGCCCGGACCTGCTGATCGAGGCGAGTGACGGGGAACCCAGCGAACAGCACCTCTACCGGGTCCGCACCGCGGCCTCCTCGGGTGGTCTGGACGCGGTCCGGCTCACCAGCAGCCCCGGCTGGCACGTCGCCGCGGTCGGCGGTGCCGTACTGGCCGTCGGCTCGGCCACCCTGGACCAGCCCGGGGTGCGCTGGACGATCTGTCGGGACGACACCGAACTCGGCGTGCTGCGGAGCCTGGCGGCCACCCCGGCGGTGACGCCCCGGCCCACGCTGCAACGGGTCACCGACCGCCGGCTGCCGTCCGGTGTGCTGTACCCGCAGTCGCATGTCGCCGGCCGGCGGCTGCCGGTGCTGCTGGAGGTGCACGGCGGCCCGGGCCACCAGCAGGTCCGTGCCGAACGGGCGGGTTGGCTGGCCCGGCAGTGGTGGGCCGACGCCGGCTTCGCCGTGGTGACCGTCGACAACCGGGGTACGCCGGGTGTCGCGCCGAGTTTCGAGAAGGTGGTGCACCGGCGGCTGGCCGACGTGCTGCTCGCCGACCAGGTGGACGCGCTGACCGCGATCGCGGAGAAACATCCCGACCTCGACCTGGACCGGGTGGCGGTGCGGGGCACCGGGTTCGGCGGCTGGCTGGCCGGGCTGGCCGCGCTGCGCCGCCCGGACGTGTTCCGGGCCGCCGTGGCGCGTGACCCGGTCACCGACTGGGCGTTGCTGCGCAGCGGGTACGCCGAGCGGTTCCTCGGCCTGCCCGAGGAGGGCGGCGAGATCTACCCGCACCACAGCCTGGTGGAGGTCGCCGCCGAACCGGTGACCGGCAGCGACGAGCTCCGCCCACTGCTGCTGGTGCACGGGCTGGCCGACGGCGCCGTACCGGTGGCGCACACCCTGCGGTTGTCCGCCGCGCTGCTGGCCGCCGGCCGACCGCACGCGGTGCTGCCGTTGGCCGCCGGCACCGACCCGGACGCGGCCACCGTGCTGCGCGCCGAACTCGGGTTCATCCGGCAGGCGTTGGGACCGCTCGGCTGA
- a CDS encoding TldD/PmbA family protein, with amino-acid sequence MTQFEVATAAVQAALDAGARYADARVMHRRYESMTARNGEIEALVQHSDAGLGVRALVGSSWGFYAVPDPSPAAARAAGGRAAKIAAASAQVPGPPIDLVPAGAGTASWSSPCRVDPLSVPLPDKGDLLVSATRTMLDHGADLAEGLYHIWDTEKWFVSSEGHRIDQRIRECGAGLSATVIGDGETQRRSYPSHRGQYGTSGWELVDSLDLPAHAARIAEEARALLTAPACPAGETTLILGGEQMALQIHESVGHAIELDRILGWEAAFAGTSWLDLAQLGSLRYGSELMNVTIDPTIPGALGSFGFDDEGSPAVKRDAVRQGRWVGVLAGRDSAAVAGLDHGGSVRADGWSRLPMVRMTNVGLEPGPHTLDEMIAATDHGVLMDINRSWSIDDRRLNFQFGCEIGWEIRNGKLGRMLRNPTYTGIGPVFWQSMDMLSSESVAWGTPNCGKGQPGQVGHTGHPAAPARFTNVRVGVRG; translated from the coding sequence GTGACCCAGTTCGAGGTGGCGACGGCCGCCGTACAGGCGGCACTCGACGCCGGCGCCCGGTACGCCGACGCGCGGGTGATGCACCGCCGTTACGAGTCGATGACCGCGCGCAACGGCGAGATCGAGGCGCTGGTCCAGCACAGCGACGCCGGTCTCGGCGTCCGCGCACTTGTCGGTTCCAGTTGGGGCTTCTACGCCGTACCGGATCCGTCGCCGGCGGCGGCGCGGGCCGCCGGTGGTCGGGCGGCGAAGATCGCCGCGGCCAGCGCCCAGGTGCCCGGGCCGCCGATCGACCTGGTGCCGGCCGGGGCCGGCACCGCGAGCTGGTCCAGCCCGTGCCGGGTCGACCCGTTGTCGGTGCCGCTGCCGGACAAGGGCGATCTGCTGGTGTCGGCGACCCGCACGATGCTCGACCACGGTGCCGACCTGGCCGAAGGGCTGTACCACATCTGGGACACCGAGAAGTGGTTCGTCTCCAGCGAGGGGCACCGGATCGACCAGCGGATCCGCGAGTGCGGGGCGGGGCTGTCGGCGACGGTGATCGGTGACGGGGAGACCCAGCGCCGCTCCTATCCGAGCCACCGCGGCCAGTACGGCACCAGCGGCTGGGAACTGGTCGACAGCCTGGACCTGCCGGCGCACGCCGCCCGGATCGCCGAGGAGGCACGGGCGCTGCTCACCGCGCCGGCCTGCCCGGCCGGGGAGACCACGCTGATCCTCGGCGGGGAGCAGATGGCGTTGCAGATCCACGAGTCGGTCGGGCACGCCATCGAACTGGACCGGATCCTCGGCTGGGAGGCCGCCTTCGCCGGCACGTCCTGGTTGGACCTGGCCCAGCTGGGCAGCCTGCGGTACGGATCCGAGCTGATGAACGTGACGATCGACCCGACCATCCCGGGCGCGCTGGGCAGTTTCGGGTTCGACGACGAGGGCAGCCCGGCGGTCAAGCGGGACGCGGTCCGGCAGGGCCGGTGGGTCGGCGTACTGGCCGGTCGGGACTCGGCGGCCGTCGCCGGCCTGGACCACGGCGGCAGCGTACGGGCGGACGGCTGGTCGCGGCTGCCGATGGTCCGGATGACCAACGTCGGTCTGGAGCCGGGGCCGCACACGTTGGACGAGATGATCGCGGCGACCGACCACGGGGTGCTGATGGACATCAACCGGTCCTGGTCGATCGACGACAGGCGGCTCAACTTCCAGTTCGGGTGTGAGATCGGCTGGGAGATCCGCAACGGCAAGTTGGGGCGGATGCTGCGCAACCCGACGTACACCGGGATCGGCCCGGTGTTCTGGCAGTCGATGGACATGCTGTCGTCGGAGAGCGTCGCCTGGGGGACGCCGAACTGCGGCAAGGGCCAGCCCGGCCAGGTCGGGCACACCGGGCATCCGGCGGCGCCGGCCCGGTTCACCAACGTCCGGGTGGGGGTACGCGGGTGA
- a CDS encoding TldD/PmbA family protein, whose product MTGAATSPAETDLALRVVELVRRAAGPSAQAEAYVSHRALALTRFANSFIHQNVAEAVTTVWLRLHVDGRTAIGSTTLTGPDGLADLVERTLAAARLCPPDPAWPGLAGPAPLHAAGSWDEATAQAGPAERAARVRDFVAAAGGLECAGFCRTVHRSTGFANSAGQTAGGRSAEAAMDGIARTDGADGVARQAAGRLTDIDGAALGARAAVKARAGRHPVDLPPGRYPVVLEPTAVLDLLQMLARHGFAGKAHHERRSFVRLGEAQFDPAISLVDDPATGGGLPFDAEGTPTGRTVLVDAGRSTALTHDRRTAAAAGTASTGHAAPGSVSWGPVGQHLRLLPADGGQSADGGQSAGGGGPAAGGSATLLGGVERGLLVTDLWYTRILDPRSLVVTGLTRNGAWLVESGEVVAAVRSLRFTQSYPQALAPGAVLGLGSELSRLPDSWDDTSWHAPALHLAGWQITGGATG is encoded by the coding sequence CTGACCGGCGCGGCGACGTCGCCCGCCGAAACCGACCTGGCCCTCCGGGTGGTGGAGCTGGTCCGGCGGGCCGCCGGGCCGAGCGCGCAGGCCGAGGCGTACGTCAGCCATCGGGCGCTGGCACTGACCCGGTTCGCCAACTCGTTCATCCACCAGAACGTCGCCGAGGCGGTCACCACGGTGTGGCTGCGGTTGCACGTCGACGGCCGTACCGCGATCGGTTCGACCACGCTGACCGGCCCGGACGGGTTGGCCGACCTGGTCGAGCGCACTTTGGCGGCGGCCCGGCTCTGCCCGCCGGATCCGGCCTGGCCGGGGCTGGCCGGGCCGGCACCGCTGCACGCGGCCGGTTCATGGGACGAGGCGACCGCGCAGGCCGGTCCGGCGGAGCGGGCGGCCCGGGTGCGGGACTTCGTCGCGGCCGCCGGTGGTCTGGAATGCGCCGGCTTCTGCCGTACCGTGCACCGGTCGACGGGGTTCGCCAACAGCGCCGGGCAGACCGCCGGCGGCCGGTCGGCGGAGGCCGCGATGGACGGGATCGCCCGGACCGACGGCGCCGACGGGGTGGCCCGGCAGGCGGCCGGCAGGCTGACCGACATCGACGGCGCGGCGCTGGGTGCCCGAGCGGCGGTGAAGGCCCGGGCCGGCCGGCACCCGGTCGATCTGCCGCCGGGGCGCTACCCGGTGGTGCTCGAACCGACCGCGGTGCTGGATCTGTTGCAGATGCTGGCCCGGCACGGCTTCGCCGGCAAGGCGCACCACGAGCGGCGGTCGTTCGTCCGGCTCGGCGAGGCCCAGTTCGACCCGGCCATCTCGCTGGTCGACGACCCGGCCACCGGCGGCGGGCTGCCGTTCGACGCCGAGGGCACCCCGACCGGCCGTACGGTGCTGGTGGACGCCGGCCGGTCGACGGCGCTCACCCACGACCGACGGACCGCGGCGGCGGCCGGCACCGCCTCGACCGGGCACGCGGCACCGGGCAGCGTCTCGTGGGGGCCGGTGGGTCAGCATCTACGGTTGCTTCCGGCCGACGGCGGGCAGTCCGCCGACGGCGGGCAGTCCGCCGGCGGCGGCGGGCCGGCGGCTGGCGGCAGCGCGACGCTGCTCGGCGGTGTGGAGCGCGGTCTGCTGGTCACCGACCTCTGGTACACCCGGATTCTCGATCCACGCAGCCTGGTGGTGACCGGCCTGACCCGTAACGGTGCGTGGCTGGTCGAGTCGGGCGAGGTCGTGGCGGCGGTCCGCAGTCTGCGGTTCACCCAGTCGTATCCGCAGGCGCTGGCGCCCGGTGCGGTGCTGGGTCTGGGCTCGGAGTTGAGCCGGCTGCCGGACAGTTGGGACGACACCTCCTGGCACGCGCCGGCCCTGCATTTGGCGGGCTGGCAGATCACCGGCGGTGCCACCGGCTGA
- a CDS encoding fumarate reductase/succinate dehydrogenase flavoprotein subunit — protein MTTRIERHHYDVVVIGAGGAGLRAAIEARLAGKRTAIISKSLFGKAHTVMAEGGAAAAMGNVNSRDSWQVHFRDTMRGGKFLNNFRMAELHAKESPQRIWELETYGALFDRTKDGKISQRNFGGHEYPRLAHVGDRTGLELIRTLQQKIVSLQQEDKREYGVHDARIKVFAETTITELMLEDGPDGPRVAGAFGYYRESGEFVLFEAPAVVLATGGVGKSYKVTSNSWEYTGDGHALALRAGATLINMEFLQFHPTGMVWPPSVKGILVTESVRGDGGVLRNTDGKRFMFDYVPDVFRKQYAETEEEADRWYTDPDNNRRPPELLPRDEVARAINSEVKAGRGTESGGVLLDIASRLPAEEIRRRLPSMYHQFKELADVDITKQPMEVGPTCHYVMGGVEVDPDTAAAAGRISGLFAAGEVSGGMHGSNRLGGNSLSDLLVFGKRAGEHAAAYVGGLDRRPKVSADEVEEAVDQALAPLSRDTGENPYTLQQDLQAVMGDLVGIIRREGELADSLVRLAELRERVAKVSAAGGRRYNPGWHLALDLRNMLVVSECTAKAALERTESRGGHTREDHPTMAPQWRTVNLVCSLDGETVKLEHQPLPKMRPELIKLFDRAELAKYLTDEELAEFDALAQDALAEEADN, from the coding sequence ATGACTACCCGAATCGAACGACACCACTACGACGTCGTGGTCATCGGCGCCGGCGGCGCCGGGCTGCGGGCGGCGATCGAGGCCCGACTGGCCGGCAAACGCACCGCGATCATCTCCAAGTCGCTGTTCGGCAAGGCGCACACGGTGATGGCCGAGGGCGGCGCCGCCGCCGCCATGGGCAACGTGAACAGCCGGGACAGCTGGCAGGTGCACTTCCGCGACACCATGCGCGGCGGCAAGTTCCTGAACAACTTCCGGATGGCCGAGCTGCACGCCAAGGAGTCACCGCAGCGGATCTGGGAGCTGGAGACGTACGGCGCGCTGTTCGACCGTACGAAGGACGGCAAGATCTCGCAGCGCAACTTCGGTGGCCACGAGTACCCGCGCCTGGCCCACGTCGGTGACCGCACCGGCCTGGAGCTGATCCGCACCCTGCAGCAGAAGATCGTCTCGCTGCAGCAGGAGGACAAGCGGGAGTACGGCGTCCACGACGCCCGGATCAAGGTCTTCGCCGAGACCACCATCACCGAGCTGATGCTGGAGGACGGGCCGGACGGTCCCCGGGTCGCCGGCGCGTTCGGCTACTACCGGGAAAGCGGCGAGTTCGTCCTGTTCGAGGCGCCGGCCGTGGTGCTGGCCACCGGCGGGGTCGGCAAGTCGTACAAGGTCACCTCCAACTCCTGGGAGTACACCGGCGACGGGCACGCGCTCGCCCTGCGGGCCGGCGCCACCCTGATCAACATGGAGTTCCTGCAGTTCCACCCGACCGGCATGGTCTGGCCGCCGTCGGTGAAGGGCATCCTGGTCACCGAGTCGGTCCGGGGCGACGGCGGGGTGCTGCGCAACACCGACGGCAAACGGTTCATGTTCGACTACGTCCCCGACGTGTTCCGCAAGCAGTACGCGGAGACCGAGGAAGAGGCGGACCGCTGGTACACCGACCCGGACAACAACCGGCGTCCGCCGGAGCTGCTGCCCCGTGACGAGGTCGCCCGCGCGATCAACAGCGAGGTCAAAGCCGGTCGCGGTACGGAGTCCGGCGGCGTACTGCTGGACATCGCCAGCCGGTTGCCGGCCGAGGAGATCCGTCGCCGACTGCCGTCGATGTACCACCAGTTCAAGGAGCTGGCCGACGTCGACATCACCAAGCAGCCGATGGAGGTCGGGCCGACCTGCCACTACGTGATGGGTGGCGTCGAGGTCGACCCGGACACCGCCGCGGCGGCCGGCCGGATCAGCGGCCTGTTCGCCGCCGGTGAGGTATCCGGCGGCATGCACGGCTCCAACCGCCTCGGCGGCAACTCCCTGTCCGACCTGCTGGTCTTCGGCAAGCGGGCCGGCGAGCACGCGGCCGCGTACGTCGGCGGGCTGGACCGACGGCCGAAGGTCTCGGCCGACGAGGTCGAGGAGGCGGTGGACCAGGCCCTGGCGCCACTGTCGCGCGACACCGGGGAAAACCCGTACACCCTGCAGCAGGACCTGCAGGCGGTGATGGGCGACCTGGTCGGCATCATCCGCCGCGAGGGTGAGCTGGCGGATTCGCTGGTCAGGCTGGCCGAGCTGCGCGAGCGGGTGGCCAAGGTCAGCGCCGCCGGCGGCCGGCGCTACAACCCGGGCTGGCACCTGGCGCTGGACCTGCGCAACATGCTGGTGGTGTCGGAGTGCACCGCCAAGGCCGCGCTGGAGCGCACCGAGTCCCGGGGCGGACACACCCGCGAGGACCACCCGACCATGGCCCCGCAGTGGCGCACGGTCAACCTGGTCTGCTCGCTGGACGGCGAGACGGTCAAGCTGGAGCACCAGCCGCTGCCGAAGATGCGCCCGGAGCTGATCAAGCTCTTCGACCGGGCGGAGCTGGCCAAGTATCTGACCGACGAGGAGTTGGCGGAGTTCGACGCGCTGGCGCAGGACGCGCTCGCTGAGGAGGCGGACAACTGA
- a CDS encoding glycoside hydrolase, with protein MIPPRLRHHRLPALVVAALVVASVTVVWLAPDADASELCGRADTIDITDKRYVVMNNVWGADTPQCLTVDAAGRYEVTHTEHDKRDGSAAAYPTIYQGCHWGNCTVGSGLPIKVGQLRSARSDWTIDTQDVTGRWNATYDLWFHTDANAHRSPDGAELMVWLDRAGGAEPAGTLVAREVTLAGAAWDVYYADWHWNYVAYVRTTPVDEARDLELAAFTRDAVGRGYLDRDWYLSGVEAGFEIWHGGAGLTSRSFQVAINL; from the coding sequence ATGATCCCGCCCCGGCTCCGGCACCACCGCCTGCCCGCGCTCGTCGTCGCCGCCCTCGTCGTCGCCAGCGTGACCGTCGTCTGGCTGGCACCGGACGCCGACGCCAGTGAGCTCTGCGGGCGAGCCGACACGATCGACATCACCGACAAGCGGTACGTGGTGATGAACAACGTTTGGGGTGCGGACACCCCGCAGTGCCTGACGGTCGACGCCGCCGGCCGGTACGAGGTGACCCACACCGAGCACGACAAGCGGGACGGCTCCGCCGCCGCCTACCCGACCATCTACCAGGGCTGCCACTGGGGCAACTGCACCGTCGGCAGCGGCCTGCCGATCAAGGTAGGGCAGTTGCGCTCCGCCCGGTCCGACTGGACGATCGACACCCAGGACGTCACCGGCCGCTGGAACGCCACGTACGACCTGTGGTTCCACACCGACGCCAACGCCCACCGCTCCCCCGACGGCGCCGAACTGATGGTCTGGCTGGATCGGGCCGGCGGGGCCGAGCCGGCCGGGACGCTGGTGGCGCGGGAAGTGACCCTGGCCGGGGCGGCCTGGGACGTCTACTACGCCGACTGGCACTGGAACTACGTGGCGTACGTGCGTACCACGCCGGTCGACGAGGCGCGGGACCTGGAGTTGGCGGCGTTCACCCGGGACGCGGTGGGCCGCGGCTACCTCGACCGGGACTGGTACCTCAGCGGGGTCGAGGCGGGTTTCGAGATCTGGCACGGCGGCGCCGGGCTCACCTCCCGGTCGTTCCAGGTCGCGATCAACCTCTGA
- a CDS encoding NAD(P)-dependent oxidoreductase: MKVLVVGASGGSGRATVRELGHRGHEVTAFSRHATTVAGQVDGGPLRGLNGDATDPGDVDDAVRGQDAVIITLGISENPVRVRLRGPAHTSLDVRSRGTAVVVEAMRRHGVRRLVVQTSYGVGPTRTHLPMLQRLVFWVLLRPQIVDTERQERIVRSSGLDWTAVQPVNLTDDDPAGPPFVSTTGATRSMKVARTQVAWLLAESVESDDHIGSTLSLSAR; encoded by the coding sequence ATGAAGGTACTGGTGGTCGGTGCGTCCGGTGGGTCCGGCCGTGCCACGGTGCGGGAACTCGGCCACCGGGGCCATGAGGTCACCGCGTTCTCGCGGCACGCGACGACGGTGGCCGGGCAGGTCGATGGCGGCCCGCTGCGCGGGTTGAACGGCGACGCCACCGACCCTGGCGACGTCGACGATGCGGTGCGTGGTCAGGATGCGGTGATCATCACGCTCGGTATCAGCGAGAACCCGGTGCGGGTCAGGCTGCGTGGCCCGGCGCACACGTCGCTGGATGTCCGTTCCCGGGGGACCGCTGTCGTTGTCGAGGCGATGCGTCGCCACGGCGTACGCCGGTTGGTGGTGCAGACGTCGTACGGCGTCGGACCCACCCGAACGCACCTGCCCATGCTCCAGCGTCTGGTTTTCTGGGTGCTGCTGCGACCGCAGATCGTCGACACCGAGCGGCAGGAGCGGATCGTACGGTCCAGCGGCCTGGACTGGACCGCCGTTCAACCGGTGAACCTCACCGACGACGACCCGGCCGGGCCGCCGTTCGTCTCGACCACCGGCGCGACCCGCAGTATGAAAGTGGCTCGTACGCAGGTCGCGTGGCTCCTGGCGGAGTCGGTCGAGAGCGACGACCACATCGGCTCGACACTCTCCCTATCGGCTCGATGA
- a CDS encoding AraC family transcriptional regulator: MAKLEVDAPWVSVDPVGEALHLLRMTGIFYCRTEVSAPWALEMPPFGDCLSFHVVTSGGCWLRVGDAPPLQLSAGDLALVPHGRGHLLLSSPPAGQTGRAGRVDLLPQEHLNAHYSILRHGGGGETSTLVCAVVSFDGPAAHQLVRLLPPVIHATGSDPRTSGWIGATLALLTSEVSDLRPGGEAVTTRLADILVIQAIRSWIDSDDPRARAGWLGALSDPLIGRAIAAIHREPSRTWTVASLARVAAMSRSSFAARFTRLVGEPALQYVTRWRMHVALARLEQGQTTVRELAGQSGYGSEAAFSRAFKRMVGVAPGSVRGGRDPSAGRY; the protein is encoded by the coding sequence ATGGCGAAACTCGAGGTCGATGCGCCGTGGGTGTCGGTGGACCCGGTCGGGGAAGCGCTGCACCTGCTGCGGATGACCGGGATCTTCTACTGCCGGACCGAGGTCAGCGCCCCATGGGCGCTGGAGATGCCGCCGTTCGGCGATTGTCTGAGTTTCCATGTCGTGACGTCCGGTGGCTGCTGGCTACGTGTCGGGGACGCGCCACCACTGCAGCTGAGCGCCGGTGACCTCGCGCTCGTGCCGCATGGCCGTGGACATCTGCTGCTGAGCAGCCCACCGGCCGGACAGACTGGGCGGGCCGGACGGGTCGATCTGCTACCACAGGAACATCTCAACGCGCACTACTCGATACTCCGTCACGGTGGCGGCGGCGAGACGTCCACGCTGGTCTGCGCGGTGGTGTCGTTCGACGGGCCGGCAGCTCACCAACTCGTACGGCTGCTGCCACCGGTCATCCACGCGACCGGGTCAGACCCGCGTACCAGCGGCTGGATCGGTGCCACCCTCGCGCTGCTGACCAGTGAGGTGTCGGACCTTCGCCCGGGCGGGGAAGCCGTCACCACCAGGCTCGCTGACATCCTGGTGATCCAGGCGATCAGGTCATGGATCGACAGCGACGACCCGCGAGCGCGAGCCGGATGGCTCGGCGCGCTGTCAGACCCGCTGATCGGGCGGGCCATCGCGGCGATCCACCGCGAACCGAGCCGTACCTGGACCGTCGCCTCGCTGGCGCGCGTAGCCGCGATGTCGCGGTCGTCGTTCGCGGCCAGGTTCACCCGGCTCGTCGGTGAACCGGCGCTCCAGTACGTCACCCGGTGGCGGATGCACGTCGCGCTCGCCAGGCTCGAACAGGGCCAGACGACGGTTCGCGAACTGGCCGGCCAGTCCGGCTACGGATCGGAGGCCGCGTTCAGCCGGGCGTTCAAACGCATGGTCGGAGTCGCTCCCGGCTCGGTCCGCGGTGGTCGCGACCCGAGTGCCGGCCGGTACTGA
- a CDS encoding (deoxy)nucleoside triphosphate pyrophosphohydrolase yields MLIDLAGSSAVRSGRARRQVVVGAAIVLDGRVLACARTHPPGAAGKWEFPGGKVESGETETDALIRECREELGVAITVGDRVGPDQPLGHGRSVLRVYLAGLLGPAQPTALEHSALRWLAADELDQVTWLPADRPIVAELRPLLHAGSRRHDG; encoded by the coding sequence ATGCTGATTGATCTGGCAGGCTCATCTGCTGTGCGGAGCGGGCGGGCGAGGCGTCAGGTGGTGGTCGGGGCGGCGATCGTCCTCGACGGGCGGGTGCTGGCGTGTGCCCGGACCCATCCACCGGGCGCGGCCGGCAAGTGGGAGTTTCCCGGCGGCAAGGTGGAGAGCGGCGAGACCGAGACCGACGCCCTGATTCGCGAGTGCCGCGAGGAACTCGGGGTCGCGATCACGGTGGGTGACCGGGTCGGTCCCGACCAGCCGCTTGGCCACGGCAGGTCGGTGCTGCGGGTCTACCTCGCCGGGCTGCTCGGGCCGGCGCAGCCGACCGCGCTGGAACACTCCGCCCTGCGCTGGCTGGCGGCCGACGAACTCGACCAGGTCACCTGGCTGCCCGCGGACCGGCCGATCGTCGCCGAGCTCCGTCCGTTGCTGCACGCCGGCAGCAGGCGGCATGACGGCTGA